One region of Octopus sinensis linkage group LG30, ASM634580v1, whole genome shotgun sequence genomic DNA includes:
- the LOC118768599 gene encoding gastrula zinc finger protein XlCGF7.1-like, which produces MEKSEKLKELIFPVNRGKGRQKLSHECDVCKKSFSRKGHLSVHERIHTGEKPFHCVICGKSFPQSNNLTTHQRIHTGEKPFHCDICGKSFPQHNNLTTHKRIHTGEKPFHCDICGKSFPQRNNLTTHQCIHAGEKPFHCDICGKSFSQKSNLTRHKRIHTGKKPFHCDICGKSFPQRNNLTTHQCIHAGEKPFHCDICGKSFPQRNNLTRHQRIHIGEKPFHCDICGKSFSKKINLTTHELIHTGEKPYHCDVCFASFLGRSAFNSHMRFHTGEKPFHCDICGKSFLQKGSLTTHMNLFILERSLIPVMSVVHHSLTEVL; this is translated from the exons atggaaaagagtgagaaactAAAGGAACTGATTTTTCCAGTAAATAGAGGAAAAGGGAGACAAAAATTGTCACATGAGTGTGATGTCTGCAAAAAGTCTTTCTCTCGAAAAGGTCACTTAAGTGTGcacgaacgtattcatacaggggagaagccatttcactgtgtcatctgtggtaaatcattccctcaaagtaataacttgactacacaccaacgtattcatacaggggagaagccatttcactgtgacatatgtggtaaatcattccctcaacataataacttgactacacacaaacgtattcatacaggggagaagccatttcactgtgacatctgtggtaaatcattccctcaacgTAATAACTTGACTACACACCAATGTATTCAtgcaggggagaagccatttcactgtgacatctgtggtaaatcattctcacaaaaaagtaacttgactagacacaaacgtattcatacagggaagaagccatttcactgtgacatctgtggtaaatcattccctcaacgCAATAACTTGACTACACACCAATGTATTCAtgcaggggagaagccatttcactgtgacatctgtggtaaatcattccctcaacgTAATAACTTGACTAGACACCAACGTATTCATataggggagaagccatttcactgtgac atttgtggtaaatcattctctaaaaaaatTAACTTGACTACACACGaacttattcatacaggagagaagccatatcactgtgatgtctgttttGCATCATTCCTTGGCCGAAGTGCTTTTAATTCGCACATGCGTTTTCATACGggggagaaaccatttcactgtgacatctgtggtaaatcgttcctTCAAAAAGGTAGTTTGACTACACACATGAACTTATTCATACTAGAGAGAAGCCTTAtccctgtgatgtctgtggtacatcattctctgacCGAAGTGCTTTAA